CGTGCGGCGGCGCCACCACCTGCCCTGTGGGCGTGGGAGCCTCATGGGCGCCGACCCTAACGCCGGATCGGCTCCGCGGGATCAGACCTTCGGCCGAGGCGACGCGCCTCGTCTCTCCGGGCCGACGGCGGCTCGGGAGACGTGGTGCGGCCGTGGGTTCGGCGTGGTGGCGGGGCCGGGGCGGCGGCGAGCGAAGGACGTCGACCCTGATCGGTGTGTGCCTGTGTGCCTGTGTGCCTGTGTGCCTGTGTGCCTGTGTGCCTGTGTGCCTGTGTGCCTGTGTGCCTGTGTGCCTGTGTGCCTGTGTGCCTGTGTGCCTGTGTGCCGCCGAGGCACCGGGCTTGTCCGGGCCCGCGGGCTGCCGGCATCGTGACCGTCCGTCGTCCGCGATCGAACCCTGGAGCGCCATGCCCGCACCCTCCCCGCGCGTCGACCGCCGCGACGGTCCGCGGTCCGCGTCGACGCCGTCGGCGCGCGTCGCGCTGGGAGTAGCGGCGATCGCTCTCGGGTTGTCGAGCGGCTGCGGACTCTCCGGACCGGTCTTCACCATCGAGATGCGCGTGGACGGACCCGCCGGCCCGAAGTCGATCTCCTACCACTTCGCGGGCACCGAGACGGCCTACGACTACCGTCCGGCCCTTCCGTGGCGGAAGGCGGGCAACGTCGGCTTCGGTCAGAGCGACGTACGGGTGGTCGAGCCCGCCGAGGGCACGACGTGCACGATCTCGGTGGACGGCGTCGAGTACGAGAGGATCGTGGCCGCCGGCGGGGACGAGGAGCTCTGGTGCTCGGCCAACGCCCAGAGCCGGGACTGACCGTTGAACCCGGCTCGGCCTCGACGGGCAGGCGGACCGGGACGCCCGGCCCACGCGGCCGCGGTGAGCCCAGGCGGACGGATGTCGTCCGAACCTCGCGACCGAGCGACCGCGGCCGCCGTCGGCCGGATCACCGCCGTCGGCCCGACGGCCCCGCCCCGGCGGTATTCGTGACGACCTGCGACTTCATCGCCACGCCAGGCCGCATCGTCGTTGTCGCCGTCCCTCCACCGGCCGTCGTCGGGCACCCGTCCGGCCGATCGGCTAGGACTTTCGGCTGAGTCGAGGGCCGTATCCCGGCCGTTCGGCCGATCACCGTACCGGGGCCCGCACCGCATGCTCTTTCACAGCCGGATCACGTCTGAGCAAGGAGCACACGTGCGGAGTCGCCTCACCACGGACGCGTCGGGCGCCGCGCTCGCCTCGACCGGGCTGCTGCCCGCGAGCCGCGGGCTGTTCGGCGAGACCTACGACGTCCGAATGGAGGTCGACGGCTCCGGCACGGCGCTGATCAGCCATGGCTTCGCGGGCGGCGACGATCTCGCAGCCCTCGGACGGAGGACCTCTCTGGTCCGCGACGGAGTCCGTCGGCTGCCGGATCCTCGTCGGCGACGAGCTGATCGATCAGCAGACCGCGGGCGACGACGGCAGCGTCGACGCCTCGCGGACGACCAGGGCGACTGACGCCATGGACCACCACGTGATCCGCACCCGGAACGAGAGAGGACACAGGCACACCGACATGTCGACCACGACGACCGCGACATCGACCATCGTGACGACCCATGCCGTCAGCAAGGTCTACGGCACCCAGGACAACCAGGTGCATGCGCTGCGCGCGGTCAACACCGGCATCAACCAGGGCGAGTTCACCGCTGTGATGGGGCCGTCCGGTTCGGGCAAGTCGACCCTCATGCACTGCATGGCGGGTCTCGACCGGCCCACCTCGGGCACGATCGTCCTCGGCGGCACCGACATCACCGCCCTGTCCGAGCGTCAGCTCACCGACCTTCGCCGCGATCGCATCGGATTCGTGTTCCAGAAGTTCAACCTGCTCAGCGAGCTGTCGGCGCACGACAACATCCTGCTGCCCCTGAGCATCGCCGGTCGCAGACCCGACCGGGACTGGGTCAACACGGTGATCGAGGTCCTGGGCATCCAGGACCGGCTGCGCCACCATCCCTCCGAGCTGTCCGGCGGCCAGCAGCAGCGCGTGGCGATCGCCCGCGCGCTGGCCAACCGCCCCGACGTCGTCTTCGCCGACGAGCCGACGGGCAACCTGGACACCTCCACCGGGCGCGAGGTGCTGGCCTTCCTGCGCCGCTCCACCAGGGACTTCGGTCAGACCGTGGTGATGGTCACACACGACCCGGCCGCCGCCGCCGAGGCCGATCGCGTCGTGCTGCTCGCCGACGGCCGGATCGCGGGCGAGCTGCGTGAGCCCAACCGCCAGCAGGTCCTCGCCGCTCTCGACGACGTGAGCAGGTGAGGGGGATGGGACTGATCAAGGCCTCCGTCGCCCAGATCCGCCATCGGCCCTCGCGCATCCTGCTCACCGGGGTCGCGATCGGCGTGGCGACGCTGTTCACCGCCGGGACCGTGTTGTTCACCGACACGCTGCGCACCGAGTTCACCGCGGGATTCACCTCGGTGTCCGAGGACGTCGACGCGATCGCCGAACCCGACTTCCAGTACGTGGACGGACTGACGAACGACCATCTTCAGCAGGTCCAAGCCCTGTCCGAGGTCACCGAGGCCGTACCGGAGATCTCCGGGATCGCCATAGACGCGAACCGCGAGATGGTCATCGTGACCGGCGGCACGTTCGACGGTCCGCTCGCCGACACCGAGCTGCTGGAGGGAGCGGCTCCCGAGGGGCCCGGCGAGGTCGTCCTGTCGTCGACGGGCGCGGAGTCGATGGCGGCCGGGGTCGGCGACGAGGTCACGCTGACCTTCAGCCTGCAGACCCTCGACGGCAACGAGTCCGTCGAAGAGCGGACCCTGCGTGTCAGCGGCATCACCGAACACGCCAACTCGGTCACCTCCGTCGTGGTCGGCGAGCCGGAGTCGGTGCGCGAATGGCTCTGGTCGGAGTACTGGAACGGGATCCGCGTCGTCGGCGTGGATCCGGAGACCACCGCGGCGGCGATGAGCGAGGTGCTCGGAACGGACGCCATCGTCGAGACCGGTGAGGAGCGTCGCGCGAACGACCTGGCGGCGGCCGACGCGGGTGCCGACCAGGTGTTCCTGCTGCTGTCGGTGTTCCTGTTCATCGCCTTGTTCGCCGCGGCGATCATCGTCGCGTCGACGTTCCGCATCCTGCTGGTCCGCAACAGACGCCGCACCGCGTTGTTGCGCTGCGTCGGCGCGCAGCCCGGTCACATCCTGCGGGCCCTGTTGGTGGAGGCCGCGCTGTCCGGCCTGCTGGCGGGGGTCCTCGGCGTCCTGGCCGCGGTCGGACTCGGATACGGCGGCCTGGCCGTCGCGGGTGCGCTCACCGACAGCGACATCTCGCTGGCGGTCTCGCCGGTCGGCCTGGTGTGGTGCGTGGTGCTGGCCGTCGCGGTCGCGGTCGTGGCCGCCGCGGTGCCCGCGGTGCGCGGTTCCCGCATCTCGCCGGTCGCGGCGATGAACGTGGCCGCGCTCAGTGACAGCGGCAGCGGCATCGGCAGGCTTCGCGCGGTCTTCGCCGTCCTGGCCGTCCTCGGTGCCGCCGTGCTGGCGGCCGTGCCCATCGTGATGCCCGACTCCGGGCAGGTGGGCATCCTCGCGGCGGCCGGGTCCGGCTGCATCCTGTTCGTGGGCTTCCTCGCCTGCGGTCCGGTGGTGCTGCGCGGTGTGGTCGGCCTGCTGGAGAAGCCGCTGACCAGGATCGGCGGCATCTCGGGTCGGCTGGCGGTGCGCAACACGCTGCGGGCCCCGCGCCGCTCGGCGACCACGGCGGCGGTGTTCGCCCTGGGCGTCACGCTCGTCACCGCGGTCCTCGTCTCGCTGTCGAACCTGCAGACGGGCGCGGAGGACAGCCTGGCGGCGGCACGCCCGGCCGACGTGACCATCTCCAGCTACACCTCCTACGAGGAGCCGTCCGCCCTGACACCCGAGGTGGTCGAGTCCTTGCGCGCCGATCCGGCGGTCGGCGACCTCGCCGAGGTCACCCACACGGAAGGCGACGTCACGGTCGGGGGCACGACGACGCCGGACCTGTGGATTCGCGGCGTGGACCTGTCGGGCCTGCACGACGTGACCCGTGATCCCGCCGAGGGCGGCTTCGACGGCTGGGGCCCCGGCCAGGCAGGTCTCTACACGGAGACGGCCGCGGATCTCGGGCTCGCCGTCGGGGACAGCATGACCGTCGCCGCCGGCTCCGGAGAGGTCACCGTCGAGGTGGTCGCGCTCTACGAGAACACGGGCACCATGGGCACCACCGTGCTGCACCCCGACGACATCGCCGCGATCGATCAGGGCGCCCATCTGGAGATGCTGTTGGCGAACCCGGCGCCCGGGATCGATCAGGACGCCTTCCGGGACGCCGTCGACTCCCTGGTCCCGATAAGTCCGCTGATCGACGTCTCCTTCCCCGGCGACGAGCGGGCGTTGTTCCAGGAGATGATCGACACGCTGCGGATGGTCGCGCTGGGCCTGGTGGGCATCACGGTCCTGGTCGCGATGGTCGGCGTCGCCACCACGCTGTCGTTGTCCGTGGTGGAACGAACCCAGGAGCACGGACTGCTTCGCGCGCTCGGCCTCCGAGGCGGCGGCCTGCGGTCGATGCTCAGCTGGGAGGCCGCGATCCTCGGCGGCTACGCCACCGTCCTGGGCATCCTGCTCGGCACCGGCTACGCGATGCTGATCACGCTCTCCGACCCGCAGCTCGGTGCCACGCCGAGCATCCCGTTCGACCAGCTCGGGCTCGTGCTGGTGGCCATGCTCGCGATGGCGCTGCTGTCGGCACTGATCCCGGCGTCGAAGGCGGCGAAGAGCTCGCCCATGCAGGCCCTCGCCGACGACTGACCGAGACGGATCGGGCCCGCGTCGGGCCCGGCGGACGAGAAGGGAGACGACGGTGGAGGACGACACACCACGTCGTAGGCGGTATCGCCGGGAGTCGCTCGCTCTCGCCGAGCTCGGGGCGGGCCTGGTCGGAACCGCACTGCCCAGAATCGAGGTCCGACTGCCGCGTCACTCGGCGGATCGGGCGGTCGCGGCCTGGCGGTCGCTCGACCGGCACGAGGGTCCGCTGGGCGACGAGGACCGTGAGCAGCGGCGGCAGCGCCATCGGGCGGGGACGCTGGCGCTGATCGGCCTGGCGGTGGAGGAACGGGGCCGCCGGGTCGGCGACGAGGTGGTGGTGCTCCTCGACGCCGTGCTCATCGTGCTGGCGATGGAGGCGGCCGACGACGAGTCGGTGCGGACGGTCGGCACCGAGCAGGGGGCACGAACACCGGGCGGACACGCCGTCCGGCGGTGAGGGGACGGGGGGAGACACGGATCGGAGGCCGAGTCGGGGGCAGGGATCGGGCGTGACGCCGTCATGGACGGCGGGAGTAGCCGGTCGATGCCATGCGGCTTCCGATCCGTCCCGCCCACCGCGCGGCTCGGGCGGGTGAGGGCTCGTGCGGAGGCCCTCGACCGCTCCGGTGCACGGCCCGCGGCGGTCGAAGGTCGGCCGGCGTCGAGCGTCCTTCGACGGGGACAGTCGGCGGCCGGCCGGGCATGGGCTCAGGGGAAGTCGCCCTTTCGCGGGCCGGGACCTCGGTGCGGCGGTACCGACGCCGGGGCCGGCGAGTCGACGGGGTTCCCACCGCGTGATCGTCGGCCGGGACGGCGGGCACCGCAGGGACGCGAGGCCGAGGTGAGAGCGCGGCCGGCCGGGGCCTCCTCCGCTCGGGGCGCCCGAACCGGTCGACCGTCGTCGGCGGGCGGGTCGATGACGCCCACCGACGGCGCGGTCGCCGTGGCGGCGGGATGAAGCGGACCGTCGTCGGCGAACGTCGTCCGCCGTCGGTCGACGCCGCCGCGGGCCGGGAGGTCGCGTCCGCGACGCGCGGCGAGGCCCTGGGCACGGCAGGCCGCCCTCGGCCCTGCCTCCACGGAGGGTCCACAGCAGACACGCAGGTTCGATGGAACGACTCACGAGGATGTCGAGGATGCGGCAGACGAGCTTCGCCGAGATGCACTGTTCACTGGCCCGGTCACTGGATCTCGTCGGCGACTGGTGGTCGCCGCTGATCCTGCGTGATCTCTACCTGGGCGCCCGTCGCTTCGACGAGCTGGTCCGGGATCTCGGGATCTCACGCAACCTGCTGACCACCCGGCTGGCCACGCTCATGGCCGCGGGCGTCGTCGAGCGCACGCCGTACCAGCAGCGTCCGGTGCGACACGGCTACAGCCTCACCGAGGCGGGCCGGGACCTGGTGCCGATCCTGCTGGCGCTGACCGCCTGGGGCGATCGGTGGGCGGGACTGCCGGACCCGCCGATCACCTTCCGCCACCGCACCTGCGGCCACGACTTCGTCCCCACCGTCTCGTGCTCGGAGTGCGACGGGGCGATCACGGCGGAGGACGTCGATCCGCTCCCCGGCGACGGTGCCCACGTCGGGCCGGGAACCCGGCTC
This genomic stretch from Actinoalloteichus hoggarensis harbors:
- a CDS encoding ABC transporter ATP-binding protein, yielding MSTTTTATSTIVTTHAVSKVYGTQDNQVHALRAVNTGINQGEFTAVMGPSGSGKSTLMHCMAGLDRPTSGTIVLGGTDITALSERQLTDLRRDRIGFVFQKFNLLSELSAHDNILLPLSIAGRRPDRDWVNTVIEVLGIQDRLRHHPSELSGGQQQRVAIARALANRPDVVFADEPTGNLDTSTGREVLAFLRRSTRDFGQTVVMVTHDPAAAAEADRVVLLADGRIAGELREPNRQQVLAALDDVSR
- a CDS encoding ABC transporter permease; the protein is MGLIKASVAQIRHRPSRILLTGVAIGVATLFTAGTVLFTDTLRTEFTAGFTSVSEDVDAIAEPDFQYVDGLTNDHLQQVQALSEVTEAVPEISGIAIDANREMVIVTGGTFDGPLADTELLEGAAPEGPGEVVLSSTGAESMAAGVGDEVTLTFSLQTLDGNESVEERTLRVSGITEHANSVTSVVVGEPESVREWLWSEYWNGIRVVGVDPETTAAAMSEVLGTDAIVETGEERRANDLAAADAGADQVFLLLSVFLFIALFAAAIIVASTFRILLVRNRRRTALLRCVGAQPGHILRALLVEAALSGLLAGVLGVLAAVGLGYGGLAVAGALTDSDISLAVSPVGLVWCVVLAVAVAVVAAAVPAVRGSRISPVAAMNVAALSDSGSGIGRLRAVFAVLAVLGAAVLAAVPIVMPDSGQVGILAAAGSGCILFVGFLACGPVVLRGVVGLLEKPLTRIGGISGRLAVRNTLRAPRRSATTAAVFALGVTLVTAVLVSLSNLQTGAEDSLAAARPADVTISSYTSYEEPSALTPEVVESLRADPAVGDLAEVTHTEGDVTVGGTTTPDLWIRGVDLSGLHDVTRDPAEGGFDGWGPGQAGLYTETAADLGLAVGDSMTVAAGSGEVTVEVVALYENTGTMGTTVLHPDDIAAIDQGAHLEMLLANPAPGIDQDAFRDAVDSLVPISPLIDVSFPGDERALFQEMIDTLRMVALGLVGITVLVAMVGVATTLSLSVVERTQEHGLLRALGLRGGGLRSMLSWEAAILGGYATVLGILLGTGYAMLITLSDPQLGATPSIPFDQLGLVLVAMLAMALLSALIPASKAAKSSPMQALADD
- a CDS encoding winged helix-turn-helix transcriptional regulator, with the protein product MRQTSFAEMHCSLARSLDLVGDWWSPLILRDLYLGARRFDELVRDLGISRNLLTTRLATLMAAGVVERTPYQQRPVRHGYSLTEAGRDLVPILLALTAWGDRWAGLPDPPITFRHRTCGHDFVPTVSCSECDGAITAEDVDPLPGDGAHVGPGTRLVGDFLARRASPAE